The genomic stretch TTACATATTCCGAGAACCCTCCTGGATAAAATTTCGTAGTTCTCAGGGTCTCGCATACGCTGTGATGGTCAGAAAGGCAGTAATGGCATGTATTACATGGAACATGATGAGATGCAGAGACCCTTTGTCCTTTTCTATAGGAAGTTACACCGTCTCCTACCTCTACAATCTCTCCTGCTATCTCATGGCCCAAAACAAGAGGGGTTTTTCCCGCCCTATACCACTCAAGCACATCAGAGCCACATATACCGCTTGCATGGATTCGTATCACTATCTCGCCTCTGCCTGCCTCTGGCACAGGCATCTCCTTTAGCCGAATGTCGTTGTTTGAGTAATACATTGCTACATGCAAGGGGTTTCCTCCATATAAAAGTTTTGCTTTAATGAATTTAACTTAAAGGCAGAAGGATGTCAAATGCTTGACAATGAAAAAGGCAAAGAGGTAAGTTAGTGGTTGAGGGCAGTTAGCTCAGTCGGTAGAGCAGAGGCCTGAAAAGCCTCGTGTCCGCAGTTCGATTCTGCGACTGCCCATCTGATTTTTTATTCACAGCTCCCCTATTTTCTGAACCTTAAGGAGATTTGTCTTTCCTATGCCAATAACAGGAGAGCTTGCCGTAATCACGATACTGTCCCCGGCTCTGACCATGCGGTCTTTAAGGAGTGCTGATTCTACCTCTCTGAAGACCGAATCAGTGCTTTTGACATTGCCTATCTTCTTTGGTATTACGCCCCAATAAAGACAGACCCTTCTTAAAACAGCCTCAAATGGGGTAAATGCGGCTATTGCTACAGATGGCCTGAATTTACTCAGAAGTTTTGCAGTAAAGCCTGATTGCGTAAATGCCACTATGTATTTAGCCTTTATGTCCTCGCCTGCCCTTGCTCCTGCATCTGCTATGGCATCTGAAAACGACCTGAGAGGTATATACTGCGAGGCTATGCGCTTTTTGCTTTCGGTTTTTCTTATTATGCGGTCCATCATAGCGAGTGCCAGAAGAGGGTATTTTCCTAATGAGGTCTCTCCTGAAAGCATTAGGGCATCCGTTCCATCGAGCACTGCGTTTGCTACATCAGTTGCCTCTGCCCTCGTTGGCCTTGTATGCTCTGTCATGGACTCAAGCATCTGTGTGGCTGTGATGACGAGCCGTCCTTTCCTATTTGCCTCTGCTATGAGGGTTTTTTGAACCATCGGGACATCCTCAGGAGGGATTTCGACTCCAAGGTCTCCACGGGCAACCATTATTCCGTCTGCCTCATCGAGGATTTCGGAGATGTTTTTTAAAGCCTCGGGCTTTTCTATCTTTGCAATAAGCGGAATGGAATGCCTTTTGTTTTTAAGCCATCTTCTTACCTTTCTTACATCTTCTGCCTCTCTTACAAAAGAGATTGCCACATAATCAACTGCCATCTCGATGCCAAACAGAAGGTCATTTTTATCCTTTTCCGTAAATGACGATAAGGTTATTTTCGTATCGGGAAAGTTTACGCCCTTTCTTTCTTTTAAGAGGCCTCCTTCAATGACCCTTGTCATTAAGCTATGTTTTTCCTTTCCAGTAACCTTTAGCTCCATAAGCCCATCGTCGAGCAAAATCCTGTCGCCAATAGCGACATCCTTTATAAGGGGCGGATAGGCAATGTATATCTGTTTTTCGTCTCCTATGCCTTTGCCGGGGGAGATAGAAAGGCGATGGTCTTTCCTAAGGGTGATATATCCGCCTTTTAAGTAGCCAGCCCTTATCTTTATGCCTTGAAGGTCCTGAATGATGGCAATCGGCTTTCCGTATTTCCTCGAGCCTTCCCTTATAAGGGATATTGCCTTTTTATGGAATCCATAATCTCCATGCGAGAAATTAAGCCGTGCAACATCCATTCCTGCCTTTATGAGGGAAAATACTACATCTTTTTTAATCGAGGCAGGCCCGATTGTGCAGATGATTTTAGCTCGCCTTTGCATTAAGCCTCGCATCATCAGGTATCATTTAACCTCCTTTAGTTAACCCGATATTCGTGCAACCCCTCTTTAAAGCATTGCCCTATCGAGTGTTCTGTACTGTATAGCCTCTGAGACATGATGAGCCGAGATTTCCTCGGAACTATCCATGTCTGCGATTGTCCTTGAGACCTTAAGCACCCTTGAGTATGCCCTTGCCGAAAGTGCCAGCCTTTGCATTGCAGTCTCAAGGAGTGTCTGCGCATCAGGCTTTAGCTTACAGAACTTCTTTATATGTCTTGTCTTCATCTGGCCGTTTGAGTATATCTTTTCTCCATTGAATCTGTTTATCTGTCTTTGTCTTGTCTCAAAGACCCTCTGTCTTATAGTCTCTGAGCTTTCTCCTGAGTGCTCCTCGGAGGAGGAAAGCTCTTTATACGGCACAGCAGGCACAGAGATATGTATATCGATTCTATCCAGAAGGGGGCCAGAGACCTTTCTTCTGTAGCGGTGGATTTGGCTAACCGTGCATGTGCACTGATGTCTTGCGTCTCCAAGGTATCCGCATGGGCATGGGTTCATCGCAGTCACGAGCATGAAGTTGGCAGGATATGTTATGGATGCAATTGCCCTCGAGACAGTTACCTCCCTCATCTCGAGTGGCTGTCTTAAGACAGCAAGGACATTCCTTTTGAACTCAGGAAGCTCATCTAAGAAAAGCACACCATTATGGGCAAGGCTTACCTCTCCGGGCTTTACGGTCAGTCCACCGCCTATTAGTGCGGCATCGGAGATTGTGTGATGCGGTGCCCTGAATGGTCTTATTGCGAGGATAGGCTCATTTGTCTTAAGTATGCCAATGACGCTATGCACCCTCGTTGTCTCTATTGCCTCCTCAAAGGTCATTGGTGGAAGTATCGTTGGAAGTCTCCTTGAAAGCATTGTCTTACCAGAGCCAGGCGGGCCTATCATAAGCACATTATGATTGCCTCCTGCCGCAACCTCAAGTGCCCGCTTTGCATGCTCCTGACCTTTTACCTCAGAGAAGTCCTCCTCGTAAAGGCAGTGCAGTTTCATTGCCTCCGATATATCTATTTCTGTCTTATTCGGGGCGGATTCTTTATTAAGGAAGTCAACGACCTCCGAGAGGTTTTCTACGCCATAAACAGAGACACTGCTTACAATAGCGGCTTCGTCTGCATTGTCAGCAGGAAGTATTAGCTTGAGGTTCTTTGCCTTCGCAAGAAGGGCTATGGAAAGAGCGCCTCTTATGGGCTTAACCCTTCCATCTAAGGAAAGCTCGCCTGTAAAGATAAATCCCTCTGTTGAGCCCACTGCAATCACTCCTTCTCCTGCCATCATGCCTACTGCTATTGGAAGGTCAAATGACGAGCCTTCTTTCTTAAGGTCAGCAGGTGCGAGGTTTACCGTAATGGGTTTAAGTGGAAAGTTAAGCCCTATGTTTTTAAGTGCTGACCTGACCCTGTCTTTGCTTTCCTTCACCGCAGTGTCAGGAAGCCCCACAATCGAGAAGTATGGAAGCCCCCTTCCTGAGATGTCAACCTCAACCTCAACCATGTGTGCATCTATACCTACGACGCTTGCGCCTAAGACCCTCGAAAGCATGCTTGATTATATTGAGTTAGGAAAAAGAAATGCAAGGTGTTTTGTGGTAAACTGTAAGGTAATGAATGAAAGCATTCTTGCAGTTGACGATGAGCCGCTGATATTAAAGACAATAGAAAAGGCACTCACAAAAACAGGCTACAATGTCAAGGGCGTCTCCAGTGTCGAAGACTTCATGGATGCCATTAGGAAAGAGACCTTTGACCTTCTTGTGATAGACCTTCATCTTGGAGGCATGTCGCCTGATGCCTTTCTTAAGAAGGTAAGGGAATTGGCTTTACATTCAAAGATTCTCGTCATAAGCGGCTCAGTTGCAGGTCTTTCGGGAAGGTATTTCCTTCAAAAGCCTTTCAGAATAGAAGAGCTCAGGCAGAGGGTAAGGGAAATCTTGGATGAGCCCGGTTTTGACTAAAAAGGCAATGGAAGTTAGACTTAAAAAAATACTTTTTTTCCTTCTTAAACTCTCCATAAGCGCCTGTCTGCTTTACTTTGCCCTATCGAGGGCAGGCGTAGAAAAGGTGTTTTCCCTCCTAAGAGGCATTAACCCAATTATGTTCCTCTCAGGAGTGCTTATATATATCGTAGTGCTAATGATAGCCGCATTAAGATGGAGGATTCTACTGATCGAGCCACTTCCCATAGGAAAGGTCTTCTCGCTTTATTTCATAGGTGCCTTCTTCAACACCCTTCTTCCTGGAATCGTAGGCGGGGATGTTATGAAGATATATTACCTTTACAAGGAAACAGGCAAGGGAACTCAGACATTTGCCTCCATATTCATGGACAGGTATATAGGGTTTGCATGCTTAATAGCAATGGGGCTGATTGCACTTCCATTTGGATTGACTGCCTTCAGAGGCTCGTGGGTGGTATGGCTTTTGCCGCTGATGGCAATTTGTTTTGTGCTTGTAAGCATTATAGTCTTTGGTTTGAGGCTCGGCAGGAGGTTTAAGCTCCTTAGCGACTTCTATGGCTATTTCCATTCTTATATCAGGAATAAGACCTTGATTGCAAAGGCAATCTTGATTTCGGTAGTGTTTCAGATATTAATTATCATTGGCATATACATCCTTTCAGAAGGTCTTGGACAAGACATAAGGGTAAGCACATTTTTCATAGCCATCCCGATAATTGCCTCTCTTGCCTCTCTGCCCATCTCTATAGCAGGAATCGGCGTTAGAGAGGCATCTGCCGTGCTTTTACTTGGAGCAGTTGGTGTAAAGCCTGATGTGGCTACTGCCATATCTTTTGCATGGTTTTTAATTATGGCAGTGGCAGGATTAGTAGGACTTCTTGAATATATGAGGTATAAAGTTAGTGCGTCTTAAACCATTAAATATAGCTATCTATGCAGGAATAACAGCCCTCTGGCTTCTGAGCATGGGTGTTCTCATCAACAGGCACTACGGGCATCGTTCAGCAGACATTGCCGATGGTGCGGATTTACCCGAAGAGCTTTTGAAGGAGCAATGGATGGGCATTTATCAGGCAGGTAAAAAAATAGGCTATTCAATGACAAAGACAGAGCCTTTATCCCGAAGTATCGGGAATGGCTATAAAACGCATGAGCTTGTATTTATGAGGACAAAGGTTATAGGCATCCAAAAAGACATAAAGATGACATCCGATGCAATCCTCGATAAGGCATTCAGGCTAAGTTCCTTTGTCTTTAACCTCGAATCGGATATAAACATGACAATCAATGGCTCTATGAAAGAAAATGGCATGGATATAACCGTTGAGATAGCTGGAATAAAATCTGGGCAGAGGATTTCCCTCAGCGAGCCTCCTTATACAAGTTTTTCGCTTCTGCCCGATATGTTAAAAAGTGGTGTCAAAAAAGGACAAAGGATTAAAAAACCCGTAATGGAGCCCTCGGCACTTACAGTGGCGGACATGGAGATAGAAGTGTTAGGCGAGGAAGAGATTACTGTAATGGGAGAGAAAATAAATTCCTTCAAGCTCAGGGGCTTATATCAGGGATTGGATGTCCTGATGTGGATTACGGATAAAGGCGAGGTCCTTAAGGAAGAATCTATGGGATTCCTTTCCATAAAGGAGGACAAAGAGAACGCCCAGAGAATGGATGGCGAAACAGTAGACCTCATTAAAGAAGTCTCTATACCATTTGATATGAAACTGCCACAGGATGTCAGCTATCTCAAGGTAAGACTGAGCGGAATTAAACCCGATGACTTCGAGCTAAACGGAGGCACACAGAGACTCATTGCAGATGTGCTTGAGATAACAGCTCCTGTCCTTAATAAAATCTATTCCGAGCCCAATGGCATGGATGAGTATCTCAAAGACACGCTTTTTGTGCAGTCAAAAGACCCAGAGATAGTGTCTGTTTCGAGGGAGATTGTTGGTGCCGAAACAAACATCCTTGAAAAGGCAAGGCTTATATACCAATGGGTTTATGTAAATATCGACAAGACCCCTGCCATGACGATTCCTTCTGCAAAAGAGGTTCTTAAGGCAAAAAGAGGGGACTGTAACGAGCACACTACCCTTTACACTGCCCTATCGAGGGCATCCGGGATTCCCACAAGGATAGCAGTAGGAATCACCTATGTAAGGGGTTATTTCTACTATCATGCATGGCCCGAGATATATCTAAATGAATGGATTCCAATTGACCCTACACTCGGTGAGTTTCCTGCAAATGCAAGCCACATAAGGCTTCTTACAGGTGGCATGGACAAACAGGTTAAGCTCATGTCAGTTATCGGAAAACTCAAGCTTCATGGGATTGAATATAGGGTCAAGGCAGGGGATTAAAGGTAATGTCCTCTGCAATGCCTGTTTTTTCTTTAAGCATCCGCTCTACATCTTGTCGGTCAATCCTATCTGAAACGCCTGCCTTCTCTATGAGGTCATTTGCAAGTGCCTTCATGTCTTTTATCTTTCCATAGATGTCATTATGGACCTCAAGAAAAACCCTTCCCTTTATGACAGCAACTTTAACAGGCATGTATATTATCTCTCCTTTGGTGCCGACTGTGACCTCGTCAAAGAGACTTTGCATATGCTCTAACAGAACCCTGATACAGCCATGGCTTTCGAACTGATAAACACTGGTTGGCCAGATGGTCTCATGAATCATTATTCCCGGAATAGAGAGTTTTATTACATACTTACCAAGCGGATTATCAGGACCTGGCAGGACAATGGTTTTTACCTCATGACCAAGAATCTGCATCTTCTTTTGTATTGACAAAGGCACATACCATGTTGGATTTATGTCTTTCCATAAGACAGTGAATTTTCCTTCTGGTGTCCGCCACTCCGTCATGTCTCTCCATTCAGGCATTCCAAGTCCAACCGGAAGTGCCATCCTGAGATTGCGGTTTTTAAAGAAATAGAGCATCCTGTCGGGGATATTCACGACAATGCCGTTTTCCATTTCCTTTGGAACTATCTTTTGTGTGTTCACCCTAAGGGGCTTGCCGGGGTGAATGGTCATCCTCCAGTCAATGCTATTTTCCTTTGCCATTGCCCTCCAGTTAACACCGAGCCTTGCACCGATGAGGATAAGTCCATCGCCTTTTTTAATGGTGTAAACAGTTTCCTCTCCGATAAGCATATCTGCATGACAAACATAAGGAATGGCAAGAACCGAGATAATAAAAATAATGTATCTCATAAATTAACGGAAATTATATCCAAACAGAATGTTTTTATGTAATATTCACCGAAACAGGGTCTTTGGTCTTTATATCGAATTGCCTCTCTGCAGAGCCTTTAAAGACAAACAGCTCTAAGTATCCATTAGCATTTATTAGTGAAGAAAGCTCTTTACCCTGCGTTTCCGAGTAATAATTCCTGAATAAGGCAGGCGTGCTTTTAATAGAGATTTCCAGTCTCCCATTGGGTTTCTCGGCAAACAGGGCATCTATGTCCCTGCGTCTGATATTTGTTATGGCATTTCCAAAGTGGTCTATAAATACGACCTCTCCCTTTATGGAAGAGCTTGTAATAGTAAGCTCTGTTAGCTTGATTGTCACATAATCCGTTATCGGCTCACCAAGGTTTGAAAGAGCGATGCCCTTTGAAAGCCATCCTGCCACTGGCGAAAATACATCCCTTCCGTGAAATGTTACGCCCCTTTCAGGAAGGAAATAATGCTCTGAGGTCAGGTGTATGACCTCGAGGGACTCAAAGCCCGAATTAAACACGAGGCTGAACACGCCATTGTCTGGTCCTATGAAATAATATTCATCCGCAGAGATAAGTATTGGCCTTCTCGGAGAGCCAACCTCTGGGTCTACGACAACTACATGGATGGTTTTGGGAGGGAAATACCTGAAGCTCTCGGCTATCGTAAATGCGGCTTCTTTTACATCATGAGGGGTTATGCCATGGGTTATGTCAATTATTCGGGCAGAAGGGTTTATGCTGAGTATTACAC from Nitrospirota bacterium encodes the following:
- a CDS encoding L,D-transpeptidase family protein, giving the protein MRYIIFIISVLAIPYVCHADMLIGEETVYTIKKGDGLILIGARLGVNWRAMAKENSIDWRMTIHPGKPLRVNTQKIVPKEMENGIVVNIPDRMLYFFKNRNLRMALPVGLGMPEWRDMTEWRTPEGKFTVLWKDINPTWYVPLSIQKKMQILGHEVKTIVLPGPDNPLGKYVIKLSIPGIMIHETIWPTSVYQFESHGCIRVLLEHMQSLFDEVTVGTKGEIIYMPVKVAVIKGRVFLEVHNDIYGKIKDMKALANDLIEKAGVSDRIDRQDVERMLKEKTGIAEDITFNPLP
- a CDS encoding flippase-like domain-containing protein; this translates as MSPVLTKKAMEVRLKKILFFLLKLSISACLLYFALSRAGVEKVFSLLRGINPIMFLSGVLIYIVVLMIAALRWRILLIEPLPIGKVFSLYFIGAFFNTLLPGIVGGDVMKIYYLYKETGKGTQTFASIFMDRYIGFACLIAMGLIALPFGLTAFRGSWVVWLLPLMAICFVLVSIIVFGLRLGRRFKLLSDFYGYFHSYIRNKTLIAKAILISVVFQILIIIGIYILSEGLGQDIRVSTFFIAIPIIASLASLPISIAGIGVREASAVLLLGAVGVKPDVATAISFAWFLIMAVAGLVGLLEYMRYKVSAS
- a CDS encoding response regulator, which produces MLDYIELGKRNARCFVVNCKVMNESILAVDDEPLILKTIEKALTKTGYNVKGVSSVEDFMDAIRKETFDLLVIDLHLGGMSPDAFLKKVRELALHSKILVISGSVAGLSGRYFLQKPFRIEELRQRVREILDEPGFD
- a CDS encoding transglutaminase domain-containing protein; its protein translation is MRLKPLNIAIYAGITALWLLSMGVLINRHYGHRSADIADGADLPEELLKEQWMGIYQAGKKIGYSMTKTEPLSRSIGNGYKTHELVFMRTKVIGIQKDIKMTSDAILDKAFRLSSFVFNLESDINMTINGSMKENGMDITVEIAGIKSGQRISLSEPPYTSFSLLPDMLKSGVKKGQRIKKPVMEPSALTVADMEIEVLGEEEITVMGEKINSFKLRGLYQGLDVLMWITDKGEVLKEESMGFLSIKEDKENAQRMDGETVDLIKEVSIPFDMKLPQDVSYLKVRLSGIKPDDFELNGGTQRLIADVLEITAPVLNKIYSEPNGMDEYLKDTLFVQSKDPEIVSVSREIVGAETNILEKARLIYQWVYVNIDKTPAMTIPSAKEVLKAKRGDCNEHTTLYTALSRASGIPTRIAVGITYVRGYFYYHAWPEIYLNEWIPIDPTLGEFPANASHIRLLTGGMDKQVKLMSVIGKLKLHGIEYRVKAGD
- the pyk gene encoding pyruvate kinase, which produces MQRRAKIICTIGPASIKKDVVFSLIKAGMDVARLNFSHGDYGFHKKAISLIREGSRKYGKPIAIIQDLQGIKIRAGYLKGGYITLRKDHRLSISPGKGIGDEKQIYIAYPPLIKDVAIGDRILLDDGLMELKVTGKEKHSLMTRVIEGGLLKERKGVNFPDTKITLSSFTEKDKNDLLFGIEMAVDYVAISFVREAEDVRKVRRWLKNKRHSIPLIAKIEKPEALKNISEILDEADGIMVARGDLGVEIPPEDVPMVQKTLIAEANRKGRLVITATQMLESMTEHTRPTRAEATDVANAVLDGTDALMLSGETSLGKYPLLALAMMDRIIRKTESKKRIASQYIPLRSFSDAIADAGARAGEDIKAKYIVAFTQSGFTAKLLSKFRPSVAIAAFTPFEAVLRRVCLYWGVIPKKIGNVKSTDSVFREVESALLKDRMVRAGDSIVITASSPVIGIGKTNLLKVQKIGEL
- a CDS encoding YifB family Mg chelatase-like AAA ATPase; translation: MLSRVLGASVVGIDAHMVEVEVDISGRGLPYFSIVGLPDTAVKESKDRVRSALKNIGLNFPLKPITVNLAPADLKKEGSSFDLPIAVGMMAGEGVIAVGSTEGFIFTGELSLDGRVKPIRGALSIALLAKAKNLKLILPADNADEAAIVSSVSVYGVENLSEVVDFLNKESAPNKTEIDISEAMKLHCLYEEDFSEVKGQEHAKRALEVAAGGNHNVLMIGPPGSGKTMLSRRLPTILPPMTFEEAIETTRVHSVIGILKTNEPILAIRPFRAPHHTISDAALIGGGLTVKPGEVSLAHNGVLFLDELPEFKRNVLAVLRQPLEMREVTVSRAIASITYPANFMLVTAMNPCPCGYLGDARHQCTCTVSQIHRYRRKVSGPLLDRIDIHISVPAVPYKELSSSEEHSGESSETIRQRVFETRQRQINRFNGEKIYSNGQMKTRHIKKFCKLKPDAQTLLETAMQRLALSARAYSRVLKVSRTIADMDSSEEISAHHVSEAIQYRTLDRAML
- a CDS encoding SAM-dependent chlorinase/fluorinase, whose product is MLITLTTDFGYKDPFVGVMKGVILSINPSARIIDITHGITPHDVKEAAFTIAESFRYFPPKTIHVVVVDPEVGSPRRPILISADEYYFIGPDNGVFSLVFNSGFESLEVIHLTSEHYFLPERGVTFHGRDVFSPVAGWLSKGIALSNLGEPITDYVTIKLTELTITSSSIKGEVVFIDHFGNAITNIRRRDIDALFAEKPNGRLEISIKSTPALFRNYYSETQGKELSSLINANGYLELFVFKGSAERQFDIKTKDPVSVNIT